Proteins encoded within one genomic window of Stigmatella aurantiaca:
- a CDS encoding mannosyltransferase family protein, whose protein sequence is MNRSPPLTIALLVLVSVAACAVAAGAGAWYFHHKDPSAPSLRLDEYLSMGWVAWDASWYKRIAEEGYTYTPGQQSSVAFFPLYPLAIQLFMGLGLSVYTAGIAVTLLCGPLAMVLFTRWAGTRVEPSTALQAGMLISLYPFAFYLYGVMYSDALFLLLVVGAFLLLEKGYLVPAVVLGAVATAARPVAPAVVLGLLVRRLEWKRERGLRWDVWDVLPVLSAAGFIAYVLYLGETFGAPFAFVEVQGAPGWDQAPGWRTWLKLAWFKAVFFSGNNAEVVGRFITHALLTFLALGLVWPTARRLGWGYAVFTLAIVGLPALSTKDFMGMGRYLLSAFPLFLTLALLLKERPLLRRGLLAVSAVGLVVLSAAFGMERYIS, encoded by the coding sequence ATGAACCGCTCTCCGCCGCTCACCATTGCGCTCCTGGTTCTGGTCTCCGTCGCCGCCTGTGCCGTGGCGGCGGGGGCGGGCGCCTGGTACTTCCACCACAAGGACCCCTCGGCGCCCTCGCTGCGCCTGGACGAGTACCTGTCCATGGGCTGGGTGGCCTGGGATGCGAGCTGGTACAAGCGCATCGCCGAGGAGGGCTATACGTACACGCCGGGCCAGCAGAGCTCGGTGGCGTTCTTCCCGCTGTACCCGCTGGCCATCCAGCTCTTCATGGGGCTGGGCCTGTCCGTCTACACGGCGGGCATCGCCGTCACGCTGCTGTGTGGACCGCTGGCCATGGTGCTCTTCACCCGCTGGGCGGGCACCCGGGTGGAGCCCTCCACCGCGCTTCAGGCCGGGATGCTCATCAGCCTGTATCCGTTCGCCTTCTACCTGTACGGCGTCATGTATTCGGACGCCCTGTTCCTGCTGCTGGTGGTGGGCGCCTTCCTGCTCCTGGAGAAGGGGTACCTGGTGCCCGCCGTGGTGCTGGGGGCGGTCGCCACGGCGGCCCGGCCCGTGGCCCCCGCCGTGGTGCTGGGGCTGCTGGTGCGCCGGCTGGAGTGGAAGCGCGAGCGGGGGCTGCGCTGGGACGTCTGGGATGTGCTCCCCGTGCTATCCGCGGCCGGGTTCATCGCCTACGTGCTCTACCTGGGGGAGACCTTCGGCGCGCCCTTTGCCTTCGTGGAGGTCCAAGGCGCGCCCGGGTGGGACCAGGCACCGGGGTGGCGCACCTGGCTCAAGCTGGCCTGGTTCAAGGCGGTGTTCTTCTCGGGCAATAACGCGGAGGTGGTGGGGCGGTTCATCACCCACGCGCTGCTCACCTTCCTCGCGCTGGGCCTGGTCTGGCCCACCGCCCGCAGGCTCGGGTGGGGCTATGCCGTCTTCACCCTGGCCATCGTGGGCCTGCCCGCCCTGTCCACCAAGGACTTCATGGGCATGGGGCGCTACCTCCTCTCCGCCTTTCCCCTGTTCCTGACGCTCGCCCTGCTGCTGAAGGAACGTCCCCTGCTGCGCCGGGGGCTCCTCGCCGTCAGCGCCGTGGGGCTCGTGGTCCTCAGCGCCGCCTTCGGAATGGAGCGGTACATCTCATGA